In a genomic window of Candidatus Hydrogenedens sp.:
- a CDS encoding Dabb family protein — protein MLVHSVYFWLKAEICEAKKQAFYEGLLGLSKIPTVSQIYVGTPANTVKRPMIDDSYTFGIVVVFNNIEGHDAYQVHTIHKNFLSEFSSYWDKVLIYDFEC, from the coding sequence ATGTTAGTTCATAGTGTTTATTTTTGGTTAAAAGCCGAAATATGTGAGGCAAAAAAGCAGGCATTTTATGAAGGATTGTTGGGACTGTCAAAAATACCTACTGTTTCTCAAATTTATGTAGGAACACCTGCAAATACAGTAAAACGCCCCATGATTGATGACAGTTATACCTTTGGGATTGTAGTGGTTTTCAACAATATAGAAGGGCATGACGCTTATCAGGTTCATACGATACATAAAAACTTCTTATCTGAATTTAGTTCATATTGGGATAAAGTGTTGATTTATGATTTTGAATGTTAA